A single window of Flagellimonas maritima DNA harbors:
- a CDS encoding sensor histidine kinase, with protein MEPYFHGLLWCVVLFYPYMKYMGREGGYPMSFLHELNSLFFKMTISYFLYVWYFPKKKQLKYLPILLIVFVLNVLGYEYIDNYFHPQLHDFWLDFVSQSLTYIAFGFVFFTIFIIKRSYKKQLEIHQLTQEKQQAEIRALKAQVNPHFLFNTLNTIYANALRKDDKTPELILKLSDGFRYMLHEGQKEFVTIEQEIQHLKDYVHLQKERLAKKVIVNFSTNIDDETQQIAPLLCIGFVENAFKYTSILKGEGHKIDMNIKLQNKKLSFLCNNPFNDKAVEEINVDWKESGVGIKNTENRLQLLYPENHTLEVREEKQVFNVKLEMQL; from the coding sequence ATGGAACCCTATTTTCATGGGCTTCTCTGGTGCGTGGTATTATTTTATCCTTATATGAAGTATATGGGGAGAGAAGGTGGATATCCTATGTCTTTTTTGCATGAGCTGAATTCGTTATTCTTTAAGATGACCATCTCATATTTTTTATATGTATGGTATTTCCCTAAGAAGAAGCAACTTAAATATCTACCAATTTTGCTTATTGTCTTTGTGCTTAATGTCTTGGGATATGAGTATATCGATAACTATTTTCATCCGCAATTACATGATTTTTGGTTAGATTTTGTTTCCCAATCATTAACCTACATTGCATTCGGCTTCGTATTTTTTACCATTTTCATCATTAAAAGAAGTTATAAAAAACAGCTAGAAATACATCAACTTACGCAAGAAAAACAACAAGCCGAAATACGAGCGCTTAAGGCGCAGGTGAATCCGCATTTTTTGTTCAATACGCTAAACACCATCTATGCGAATGCGCTTAGAAAAGATGATAAAACACCTGAATTGATTTTAAAGCTTTCTGATGGATTTAGATATATGCTGCATGAGGGCCAAAAGGAGTTTGTTACTATTGAACAGGAGATACAACACTTAAAGGATTATGTGCATCTACAAAAAGAACGATTGGCGAAGAAAGTGATTGTAAATTTTTCCACTAACATAGATGATGAAACACAGCAAATCGCACCTTTGTTATGTATCGGTTTTGTAGAAAATGCCTTCAAATACACGAGTATCTTAAAAGGAGAAGGGCACAAAATTGATATGAACATAAAGCTGCAAAACAAAAAGCTAAGTTTTCTTTGCAACAATCCATTTAATGATAAAGCAGTTGAAGAAATTAATGTGGATTGGAAGGAAAGTGGTGTCGGGATAAAGAACACCGAGAATAGATTACAGCTATTATATCCTGAAAATCACACATTGGAAGTAAGAGAAGAAAAACAGGTATTTAATGTGAAATTAGAAATGCAGTTATGA
- a CDS encoding sensor histidine kinase produces MGMISLSAFLALRFEQPYKSLLIPAYIMVSLCFFFFIEELHYIFFSLGIAMIQSIYALRANKNAMLILVGLVGFAICEGPALAGVLNWGYFVGVIFLILCMVLSSSIELAAQNKEYQNALLRSARLENQLLKTTIQPHFILNSLTSLQELIEHDPQKASNFVHDLSKEFELFAKISDRNLIPVMDEIALINSYIGIMSVRKSVRFELKTENLSDSDDIPPGVFLTLIENGISHGYENRTKGTFRISKFENGNSIVYRVSNDGDVSGEFNNSGIGLNYVLARLKESYGENFKFESSAVSFGWQSTINIWS; encoded by the coding sequence ATGGGCATGATTTCATTGAGTGCTTTTTTGGCTCTTCGCTTTGAGCAACCGTATAAAAGTCTTTTGATCCCTGCCTACATTATGGTTTCACTGTGCTTCTTTTTCTTTATTGAAGAGCTACATTATATCTTTTTTAGTCTTGGAATTGCCATGATTCAATCGATTTATGCCTTACGTGCCAACAAGAATGCGATGCTCATTTTAGTTGGTCTCGTAGGCTTTGCAATTTGTGAAGGCCCTGCTTTGGCCGGTGTCCTGAACTGGGGCTATTTTGTTGGAGTCATCTTCTTGATATTATGCATGGTATTGTCCTCAAGTATAGAATTAGCGGCGCAAAACAAGGAATATCAGAATGCATTACTGCGCTCAGCACGCCTAGAGAATCAGTTATTAAAGACTACCATTCAACCTCATTTTATATTGAACTCGTTAACTTCACTACAAGAACTAATCGAACATGATCCTCAAAAGGCCTCGAACTTTGTTCACGACCTTTCAAAGGAATTTGAGCTTTTTGCAAAAATCAGTGATAGAAATTTGATCCCTGTCATGGATGAAATCGCACTCATTAACTCATATATAGGAATCATGAGTGTTCGAAAAAGTGTACGGTTTGAACTAAAAACAGAAAATCTCTCAGATTCGGACGATATTCCTCCTGGAGTATTCCTTACCTTAATAGAGAACGGTATTTCCCATGGCTATGAGAATAGAACGAAGGGAACTTTTAGAATTTCAAAGTTTGAAAATGGTAATTCTATAGTTTATCGCGTTTCTAACGATGGTGATGTTAGCGGAGAGTTCAATAATTCAGGTATTGGGCTGAACTATGTTTTGGCCAGGCTAAAGGAATCCTATGGAGAAAATTTTAAATTCGAATCTTCTGCCGTGTCGTTTGGATGGCAATCAACAATAAACATATGGAGTTAA
- a CDS encoding LytR/AlgR family response regulator transcription factor, which produces MELKKILICEDEKLVANRLKRFVENTIDFPAQIELVPTLDRAFEFLSKNRIDLLFLDLNLHGRNGFEILKKLASESFHTIIVSAYTDRAIEAFEYGVLDFVGKPFTMDRLKIAIDRFKKDDTTKVHSLRYIAIKGRKGVEFISVEDVDYIKASGIYSELILKDSTVKIYDKPMNQLLKLLPEDFERIHKSFVIPTGHIKSISQRKSNTFVVELKSGSIVPISRTMRKKLINKASSA; this is translated from the coding sequence ATGGAGTTAAAAAAAATACTTATATGTGAGGATGAAAAGCTGGTTGCCAATAGATTGAAGCGATTTGTGGAGAATACAATCGACTTTCCCGCTCAGATCGAGCTGGTGCCCACCCTAGATCGGGCTTTTGAGTTTCTCTCTAAAAATAGAATAGACCTGCTTTTTCTTGATCTTAACCTGCATGGAAGGAACGGTTTTGAGATTCTCAAAAAACTGGCTTCTGAATCGTTTCACACCATTATTGTGTCTGCCTATACCGATAGGGCCATCGAAGCCTTTGAGTATGGCGTTTTGGATTTTGTAGGCAAACCATTTACAATGGATAGGTTGAAGATAGCGATTGATCGCTTCAAAAAAGATGATACAACAAAAGTCCATAGTTTAAGATATATTGCGATAAAAGGCAGAAAAGGAGTGGAGTTCATTTCCGTTGAGGATGTTGATTATATAAAGGCCTCGGGCATATACTCTGAACTAATCCTAAAAGATTCGACGGTAAAAATTTATGATAAGCCTATGAACCAGTTATTGAAGCTATTGCCTGAGGACTTTGAAAGAATTCATAAGTCTTTTGTAATTCCCACTGGGCACATAAAATCCATTTCCCAAAGAAAATCCAATACGTTTGTTGTTGAGTTGAAATCGGGTAGCATTGTCCCGATTAGCAGAACCATGCGTAAAAAGTTAATCAATAAGGCTTCTTCGGCCTAA
- a CDS encoding nuclear transport factor 2 family protein translates to MKKTTILLLMAILSVSCKNKNGIHQEQKGDVVKITEEEALNLLHTWTNAYLAGDVNSLNEVLDNSWAYSGSADGKVSDKTTTIEEFSNADYTFHNISYDDLSTHIYGDIAIVRGKESMVIVGSSGEDTTKLRLRFTDVYQKIDGKIRAISTHSSPIID, encoded by the coding sequence ATGAAAAAAACAACAATTTTATTATTAATGGCAATTCTAAGTGTTTCATGCAAAAACAAGAATGGCATTCATCAGGAACAAAAGGGGGATGTTGTCAAGATTACAGAGGAGGAGGCCTTGAATTTATTGCATACTTGGACGAATGCATATCTGGCTGGAGACGTCAACTCTCTAAATGAGGTTCTGGATAATTCTTGGGCATACTCCGGTTCTGCAGACGGGAAAGTGTCGGATAAAACAACTACAATTGAAGAATTCTCCAATGCCGACTATACATTTCATAACATATCTTATGACGATTTGAGTACCCATATATACGGTGACATCGCAATTGTAAGGGGTAAAGAAAGTATGGTGATTGTGGGAAGCTCAGGTGAGGACACTACTAAATTGAGACTTCGTTTTACTGACGTTTACCAGAAAATTGATGGAAAAATCAGGGCAATATCCACACACAGTTCACCGATTATTGATTAG
- a CDS encoding nuclear transport factor 2 family protein encodes MRTIKLTIGISLLCIFSYSGYGQSGKEEYHAIVETLNYYLDGGTNNDFSTLKKAFHDNAIMSSIGDDAYQEVNALEFFGNAMKPGPKSNRETYIVHISQTGTTANARLELIYSDAIITDYMNLLKVDGQWKIVSKIFFKKVLLNKP; translated from the coding sequence ATGAGAACAATTAAGTTGACCATCGGTATTTCTTTACTATGTATATTTTCTTATAGCGGATATGGGCAGTCCGGTAAAGAAGAATATCACGCAATCGTCGAAACGCTCAATTATTATCTGGATGGGGGTACTAATAACGACTTCAGTACCTTGAAAAAAGCATTTCATGACAATGCTATTATGAGTTCTATTGGCGATGATGCATACCAAGAGGTAAATGCCCTGGAGTTTTTTGGTAATGCCATGAAGCCGGGACCAAAATCGAATAGGGAGACCTATATAGTACATATATCCCAAACAGGTACAACGGCCAATGCGCGTTTGGAACTTATATATTCCGATGCCATAATCACCGATTACATGAATCTTCTAAAAGTGGATGGCCAATGGAAAATTGTTAGTAAGATTTTTTTCAAGAAAGTACTATTGAACAAACCATAA
- a CDS encoding family 16 glycoside hydrolase produces MKTRLQIALIAMLIATAFSCGQKKERITPEELATWQTFDKGKTTVEDDMLIVEETEGSDGYFLISPKEYETDFTLTYKVKALSESTVLITLFSVLQEGNYGTFSVPPISATPREVWDWRSNMKQYNLTINNRSHGITPFFFKNIPPSSRGFNERLEVNIMEIGQWYDIEIGKKENRLWFKMNGKTFFDVEDTDPYQKGRLIFRISGTTGEKVIFAKAAFKDIVISYE; encoded by the coding sequence ATGAAAACAAGATTACAAATAGCACTTATTGCAATGTTAATCGCTACGGCTTTTAGCTGCGGGCAAAAAAAAGAACGAATAACACCTGAGGAATTGGCTACATGGCAAACTTTTGATAAAGGTAAAACTACCGTAGAGGATGATATGCTAATTGTTGAGGAAACCGAAGGCTCAGATGGGTATTTTTTAATAAGCCCTAAAGAATATGAGACTGATTTTACACTTACGTATAAAGTAAAGGCACTATCGGAATCAACCGTGTTGATTACCTTGTTTTCGGTCTTGCAAGAAGGTAATTACGGCACTTTTTCAGTCCCTCCGATTTCGGCTACCCCGCGAGAGGTATGGGACTGGCGAAGTAATATGAAACAGTACAACTTAACCATAAATAATCGCTCGCACGGTATTACACCTTTCTTTTTCAAGAATATACCACCCAGTTCCAGAGGTTTTAATGAAAGACTGGAGGTAAATATCATGGAAATTGGCCAATGGTACGATATCGAAATTGGAAAAAAAGAAAACCGATTATGGTTCAAGATGAATGGAAAAACTTTTTTTGATGTAGAAGATACTGACCCCTATCAAAAAGGCAGATTGATTTTTAGAATAAGCGGTACTACTGGAGAAAAAGTCATTTTTGCCAAGGCCGCTTTTAAAGATATTGTTATTTCATACGAATAG
- a CDS encoding pyridoxal phosphate-dependent aminotransferase yields MNRRNWISSSLILGSTAILAPTDVIGAEQYGTNKPTGVIKLNSNENPHGPSKKAREAIEKGIINGNRYPNEIRERLIYSISNKFDLSAESVILGAGSSDILQLLACWCVSEKHNITTSKLTFDILPNYIKRFGGKVLETEPTHEKGFDLNAIETISEKNPGVVYLVNPNNPTGSKVDYTELSSFCERVSKHSYIIVDEAYIEYLIRDESMVPLIKKNPKIIVVRTFSKIYGLAGLRVGYALTDARIAGVLRAYQIWTASNLNSLGIAAAIASLNDPTFVKTSRSRNTENLHYTLNELQKLKLYCVEPHANFIWFRGKPIEGDLNKIYAKYSIIVGVKEIDDATWIRVTIGKKEAMLRFIEVTKLIWN; encoded by the coding sequence ATGAATCGAAGAAATTGGATTTCTTCATCGCTGATACTTGGTTCAACGGCAATTTTGGCCCCAACGGATGTAATTGGGGCAGAACAATATGGGACCAATAAGCCTACGGGAGTAATCAAGTTAAATTCGAATGAAAATCCGCATGGCCCATCCAAAAAAGCCCGTGAAGCCATCGAAAAAGGAATCATAAACGGCAATCGGTATCCAAACGAAATAAGGGAACGATTGATATATAGTATCTCCAATAAATTCGATCTAAGCGCAGAGTCGGTTATTTTAGGTGCTGGATCTTCGGATATACTACAGCTTTTAGCCTGTTGGTGTGTCAGCGAAAAACATAACATAACCACTTCAAAACTTACTTTTGATATTCTTCCCAATTACATCAAAAGATTTGGTGGAAAGGTTTTAGAAACTGAACCAACACACGAAAAAGGTTTTGACCTAAATGCCATCGAAACCATATCCGAGAAAAACCCTGGAGTTGTCTATTTGGTAAACCCCAATAACCCAACTGGGTCAAAAGTTGATTATACTGAGTTGTCGAGTTTCTGCGAACGGGTCTCCAAGCATTCTTACATCATTGTAGATGAGGCCTATATAGAGTACCTTATAAGAGATGAAAGTATGGTGCCTCTTATAAAGAAAAATCCGAAAATTATAGTTGTACGCACATTTTCGAAAATTTATGGACTTGCCGGTTTACGCGTCGGTTATGCATTGACAGATGCCAGAATAGCCGGTGTGTTAAGGGCGTATCAAATATGGACAGCCTCAAACCTGAACAGTTTAGGAATTGCGGCTGCTATTGCAAGCTTAAACGACCCAACTTTTGTTAAAACATCAAGGTCAAGAAACACCGAAAATCTTCACTACACGCTTAATGAATTACAAAAATTAAAGCTGTACTGCGTAGAACCGCACGCCAATTTTATTTGGTTTAGAGGCAAACCAATCGAAGGGGATTTAAATAAAATTTATGCCAAGTACAGTATTATAGTCGGGGTAAAAGAAATAGACGATGCTACTTGGATACGAGTAACTATTGGCAAAAAAGAAGCAATGCTTCGTTTTATTGAGGTTACAAAATTAATATGGAATTAA
- a CDS encoding TonB-dependent receptor domain-containing protein, translating to MRFLILLPFFGLACCFVNAQNDTYQGVVEDYNSKETVPFATVAVYNADVLVNGTTTDENGQFKLKIAEDFTHFEVSFIGYENTTVQFTEIQNLKNIRFVLTPSITALDEVVVQGEQTTSQLKIDRKIINLGADLQQAGATTLDAFDQITEIQTDLGTGSLSLRGSGNVRLLINGKPSSMNPTELLEQLPASSVQRVEIITSPSAKNQADGLSGIINVILKKNGAKGLNTNLNAGAGTMRYSYGVDGNYNVSWINFRWNLSQTGRGMNSKQSISQLYDNGNTRDFFAPHDFYGLSRRLDTGLDFFINENNELSVGLDYTRDFHGFFNDTFYSNVTDREDYVYTRNSSHDHETTNFNVNYRTKFTRKNHFLEFDYQFSNNDNLLPAIDFEEDVFLFNEERRNDNILNAIALDYSLPLTEKILVEAGGSWNGRNLTSSLFTNLAGASESFDVFKYDESLLGIYGLTNITSGKLTYQVGLRYENLISNSINLSNSQTTDLKFSNFFPSLHVSYSINEANTLNMGYSRRVSRPNFRNINPFQARNQYFEWVANPGLRPEFSNNLETNYQYNGEKLSASAAFFYRYRTDVIERLQNIDAEGVLRNVFDNIGEKHSYGVEASVSYKLMDFWNSQLSANYYHTTVDQDIFLSWDELYSSNLIFKNTFKISKALSADISYRQNFKTQNAFDFIEPRNRIDVAVRLKLLENRLAMNLRIVDLLDNNLMYRTAVTQNVKQNEVWRFQSQTFGFLLSASYKLFQNKGKTRNRKNRNYQYGGTTD from the coding sequence ATGCGATTCTTAATTCTATTACCGTTTTTTGGATTGGCTTGTTGTTTTGTAAACGCACAAAACGACACCTATCAAGGAGTAGTTGAAGATTATAATTCTAAAGAAACTGTACCATTTGCAACAGTGGCTGTTTATAACGCCGATGTTCTGGTGAACGGTACAACAACAGATGAAAACGGGCAATTCAAATTAAAAATAGCAGAAGACTTCACCCATTTTGAAGTCAGTTTTATTGGGTATGAAAATACCACAGTTCAATTTACAGAAATACAAAATCTTAAAAATATTAGGTTTGTCCTCACACCATCTATTACAGCTCTGGACGAAGTAGTCGTGCAGGGAGAACAAACTACTTCGCAACTAAAAATTGACCGAAAAATCATTAATCTAGGGGCCGACTTACAACAGGCAGGAGCTACCACACTTGATGCCTTTGACCAAATTACAGAAATACAGACCGATTTGGGTACTGGAAGTTTATCGCTAAGAGGAAGCGGTAATGTTCGCCTTCTTATTAACGGGAAACCATCCAGCATGAACCCCACAGAACTGTTAGAACAGTTACCTGCATCATCAGTGCAGCGCGTAGAAATTATTACCTCACCTTCGGCTAAAAATCAGGCCGATGGGCTTTCGGGCATTATTAATGTAATTCTTAAAAAGAATGGTGCAAAGGGCCTAAATACGAACTTAAATGCAGGAGCTGGAACTATGCGTTATAGTTATGGGGTCGACGGTAACTACAATGTTTCTTGGATTAATTTTAGATGGAACCTTTCACAAACCGGCAGGGGTATGAACAGTAAGCAATCTATTTCTCAATTATATGATAACGGGAATACTCGAGATTTTTTTGCCCCTCATGATTTTTATGGCCTGTCAAGAAGATTGGATACTGGGTTGGATTTTTTCATCAACGAGAATAATGAACTCTCCGTTGGGTTAGATTATACAAGGGATTTTCATGGATTTTTTAACGATACCTTTTACAGCAATGTGACTGATAGGGAGGATTATGTATATACCCGTAATTCTTCGCACGACCATGAAACCACCAATTTTAACGTCAATTATAGGACAAAGTTTACTAGAAAGAATCACTTTTTAGAGTTTGATTATCAGTTTTCCAACAACGATAATCTTTTACCCGCTATTGATTTTGAAGAAGATGTTTTCCTTTTCAACGAGGAGCGCAGAAACGATAATATTCTCAATGCTATTGCATTGGACTATTCCTTACCACTAACAGAAAAAATTTTGGTAGAAGCAGGAGGTTCTTGGAACGGTAGAAACTTAACCAGCTCTCTTTTTACTAATCTCGCTGGAGCTTCAGAATCATTCGATGTTTTTAAATATGATGAATCATTATTGGGAATTTACGGATTAACCAATATTACTTCTGGAAAATTAACCTATCAGGTGGGGCTTAGATATGAAAACCTTATATCTAATTCTATTAATCTTTCCAATAGCCAAACCACAGATTTAAAGTTTTCAAACTTTTTCCCCTCCCTTCATGTATCCTATAGTATTAATGAAGCAAACACATTAAATATGGGATACAGCCGAAGGGTATCGCGACCAAATTTTAGGAACATTAATCCTTTTCAAGCTCGGAATCAATATTTTGAATGGGTTGCCAATCCTGGTCTTCGTCCAGAATTCAGCAATAACCTAGAAACCAATTACCAGTACAATGGAGAGAAGTTAAGTGCATCTGCTGCTTTCTTTTATCGATACAGAACTGACGTCATAGAGCGTTTGCAGAATATTGATGCCGAAGGAGTTCTGCGCAACGTTTTTGATAACATAGGTGAAAAACATTCTTACGGGGTGGAGGCAAGTGTGAGTTATAAACTCATGGATTTCTGGAACAGTCAACTCTCCGCCAACTATTATCACACCACAGTAGACCAAGATATATTTCTGAGTTGGGACGAGCTGTATTCATCTAACCTGATTTTTAAAAACACCTTTAAAATAAGTAAGGCCTTAAGTGCGGATATCTCTTACAGACAGAATTTTAAAACACAAAACGCCTTCGATTTTATTGAACCTAGAAATCGAATAGACGTCGCGGTTAGGCTAAAGCTCCTAGAAAATAGGTTGGCTATGAACTTGCGTATTGTTGACCTTCTGGATAATAATTTAATGTATAGAACTGCTGTTACCCAAAACGTAAAACAGAATGAGGTATGGCGTTTTCAATCACAGACCTTTGGCTTTCTTTTAAGCGCGAGCTACAAGCTATTTCAAAATAAAGGAAAAACAAGAAACAGAAAGAACAGAAACTACCAATACGGTGGTACAACAGACTAA